One stretch of Arachis duranensis cultivar V14167 chromosome 1, aradu.V14167.gnm2.J7QH, whole genome shotgun sequence DNA includes these proteins:
- the LOC107483739 gene encoding ubiquitin carboxyl-terminal hydrolase 2, with amino-acid sequence MGKKIRRKNRASAKEKAVAMQSPKKALESPNPTVESVDEGISAAKETSSCPHLVKGINLNTLSSKIESSASVRCEDCREGAADRRGGKGKGKGNKQGKKKSGTPVDSKSESKAIWVCLECGQYTCGGVGLPTTPHCHVVRHVRQHRHPLVVHYEKPQLCWCFQCNMLIQADKIEENEETGRVLSDVVKLLKGRSSQKSSADNKDVGIDGSVTSEIKSGVIVRNDLYGHGGYVVRGMINLGNTCFFNSIMQNLLAMDRLRDNFLNLDSPFGPLVSSLKKLFTETNPESGLKTTINPRSFFGCVCSKSPQFRGYQQHDSHELLRCLLDGLSTEEQAARKQNGSPKRDGTPANTLVDDLFGGQISSTVRCIECGNSSTVYEPFLDLSLPVPTKKPPPRKAQQAIRAKKAKLPPKKGGKTRVKVNRDDDPIAGQSISNQSSVHESTSPAQSNVSVAGEVAAPSDCGDSTVLVSKEISNVAKELSSPNLVAVGESQDMQVLDNDANKMSASSDDLAWLDYVEAEADNVTEECEFLSPKEGDQDTDSKNEPLNELPVGVSCEPYGPECSPKEDQDQRPYSSTNGWEDEVPLQVQGSEVLLLPYKEESSSACEIIGRDGEASCSNLGHGQEELAFEGFGDLFNEPEVFAGPAPRPSSNEVTEAVFNSESDPDEVDDTDSPVSVESCLAHFIKPELLSDENGWNCENCSKIVQRKKVEAKKKANSVLDGIEIGCRVEPLDAAYSFSVEVRSLDNGNITDTKNTESSVLHINHGTVLENGQSNGLSSNVDEKDHRTLKMKDTLNEELQSLGCHNSSNAESCNHSAADSSVIVDNTENVESRDPQMSGQDDDDSEECSEEEADVKSLKVKRDATKRVLIHKAPPVLTIHLKRFSQDARGRLSKLNGHVNFRERMDLRPYVDPRFVAEENYEYHLVGVVEHSGSMRGGHYVAYVRGGQRNRGKADNNENESSTWYHASDAYVREVSLDEVLRCEAYILFYEKN; translated from the exons ATGGGGAAGAAAATCAGAAGAAAGAACCGAGCTTCTGCTAAGGAGAAGGCAGTTGCTATGCAGTCTCCGAAGAAAGCTTTAGAGTCTCCCAACCCAACTGTTGAGTCTGTTGATGAGGGGATCTCTGCTGCAAAAGAAACAAGTTCTTGTCCTCATCTTGTAAAGGgtattaatttaaatacacTATCTAGCAAGATTGAATCCTCTGCATCAGTAAGGTGTGAAGATTGCAGAGAAGGTGCTGCTGATAGGAGAGgtggaaaaggaaaagggaaaggTAATAaacaagggaagaagaaaagtggCACACCAGTAGATTCAAAATCTGAGTCCAAGGCTATATGGGTTTGTTTGGAGTGTGGTCAATATACCTGTGGAGGTGTGGGGCTACCAACAACCCCTCATTGCCATGTTGTCAGGCATGTGAGGCAACATCGGCATCCCTTAGTGGTTCATTATGAAAAGCCTCAGTTGTGTTGGTGTTTTCAGTGCAATATGCTTATTCAAGCTGATAAAatagaagagaatgaagaaacAGGCCGTGTTCTATCTGATGTAGTGAAATTGTTGAAAGGGAGATCATCGCAGAAATCATCAGCGGATAATAAGGACGTTGGTATTGATGGCAGTGTTACTTCAGAAATTAAATCAGGAGTGATTGTCAGAAATGATTTATATGGGCATGGTGGCTATGTAGTTCGAGGCATGATTAATCTTGGGAATACTTGTTTCTTCAATTCCATCATGCAAAATTTGCTAGCTATGGATAGATTGCGGGACAACTTTCTGAATTTGGATTCTCCTTTTGGACCATTGGTTAGTTCCTTGAAGAAACTGTTCACTGAAACAAATCCAGAATCAGGATTGAAAACCACTATAAATCCTAGATCATTTTTTGGTTGTGTGTGCTCCAAGTCTCCCCAATTTCGAGGATATCAGCAGCATGACAGTCATGAATTGCTCCGTTGTTTATTGGATGGGTTGAGTACTGAAGAGCAAGCTGCAAGGAAACAAAATGGTTCGCCCAAGAGAGATGGCACCCCTGCAAATACTTTAGTTGATGATTTATTTGGGGGTCAGATATCTAGTACTGTACGGTGCATTGAATGTGGAAATTCCTCAACTGTTTACGAGCCTTTTTTAGATCTTTCACTGCCTGTTCCAACTAAGAAACCCCCTCCTCGGAAAGCACAACAAGCAATTCGAGCCAAAAAGGCAAAACTTCCACCAAAAAAAGGTGGAAAGACCCGAGTCAAAGTTAACAGGGATGATGATCCAATAGCTGGTCAAAGTATATCAAACCAATCATCTGTCCATGAGTCAACCTCCCCTGCTCAGTCCAATGTGTCGGTTGCGGGAGAGGTGGCAGCCCCTTCTGATTGTGGTGATTCTACAGTATTGGTTTCAAAGGAAATAAGCAATGTTGCTAAAGAGCTGTCTTCACCGAATTTGGTTGCTGTTGGAGAGTCTCAAGATATGCAAGTGCTTGACAATGATGCAAATAAGATGTCAGCTTCATCAGATGATCTTGCATGGTTGGATTATGTGGAAGCTGAAGCTGACAATGTCACTGAGGAATGTGAGTTTCTTTCACCGAAAGAGGGCGATCAGGATACTGATAGCAAGAATGAACCTTTAAATGAATTGCCGGTAGGGGTTAGCTGTGAACCTTATGGTCCAGAGTGTTCCCCTAAGGAGGATCAAGACCAAAGACCGTATTCTTCAACAAATGGGTGGGAAGACGAGGTTCCACTACAAGTTCAAGGTTCAGAAGTGCTGTTACTTCCTTATAAAGAAGAAAGTTCCTCTGCTTGTGAGATTATTGGAAGGGATGGTGAGGCTTCCTGTTCGAATTTGGGCCATGGTCAAGAAGAATTAGCATTCGAAGGCTTTGGTGATTTATTCAATGAACCTGAAGTTTTTGCTGGTCCTGCTCCTAGGCCTTCATCTAATGAGGTTACAGAAGCTGTTTTTAACAGTGAGTCTGATCCAGATGAAGTCGATGATACAGATTCTCCAGTTTCGGTAGAGAGTTGCTTGGCACATTTTATAAAACCTGAGCTTCTCTCAGATGAAAATGGTTGGAACTGTGAGAACTGTTCGAAAATTGTCCAACGTAAAAAAGTTGAAGCAAAAAAGAAGGCAAATTCTGTATTGGATGGAATTGAGATTGGGTGTCGTGTTGAACCATTGGATGCTGCTTACTCTTTTTCTGTTGAAGTCAGAAGCCTTGATAATGGGAATATTACAGATACCAAAAATACAGAAAGTTCAGTTTTACATATTAATCATGGAACAGTGCTTGAAAATGGTCAATCAAATGGATTGAGTTCAAATGTTGATGAAAAGGATCACAGAACTTTGAAGATGAAAGATACACTTAATGAGGAACTTCAGTCTTTGGGATGTCATAATTCTTCCAATGCAGAAAGTTGTAATCATTCAGCTGCTGATTCTAGTGTTATCGTGGATAACACTGAAAATGTTGAAAGCAGAGATCCTCAGATGTCAGGTCAGGATGATGATGACTCAGAAGAATGCAGTGAGGAAGAGGCTGACGTGAAAAGTTTGAAGGTGAAAAGGGATGCTACTAAGAGGGTCCTCATTCATAAAGCACCGCCTGTCTTGACAATTCATTTGAAGAGATTCAGCCAAGATGCCCGAGGTCGCTTAAGCAAGTTAAATGGACATGTCAATTTCAGAGAAAGAATGGATCTCAGACCATATGTGGATCCTAG ATTCGTAGCTGAAGAGAATTATGAATACCATTTGGTTGGTGTAGTGGAGCACTCGGGATCTATGAGAGGGGGTCACTATGTTGCATATGTGAGAGGGGGCCAGAGGAACAGAGGGAAGGCTGATAAcaatgagaatgagagttccaCTTGGTATCATGCCAGTGATGCATATGTACGTGAAGTGTCTCTCGATGAAGTTCTTCGATGCGAGGCATACATTCTGTTCTATGAAAAAAATTGA